Part of the Agrobacterium fabrum str. C58 genome is shown below.
CCTCATCTGGAATCGCCCGAAGCGGGAGGCCTGATCACCGCAACGAGCTCCGCCGAAAGGCGGGGCTCTTTTCGTGTCGCGAGGGAGAGCCGGGCGCAGGCATCGAGCCTGCTTCCGGCTTTTCCGGTGCCATACGAGGAGTTGTGGGCTGCTCAGTTCGTCCAAGGGTGCCATGGCGAAACGAAGGCGTCCAGCACGAGCGGCGCCTCCAATTTGCTCCTTCCGCCTATGGCGGCTCCCGCAAATCGGTTCCTCCCCTCGCCGCCTCCGGCGGTCGCGTCCCGCGATGCTGGACCCCTCCGCTCCGCCATGACGCGCGGCGTCGTCTTTCACAAACGTCAAGGAGACGACGATGACGATTTCTCTCGAAATTCAGCGCGAAGAGCTTCGGGCCGAATTCAGGAATGCCTGCGATCCGGCCGAGCGCCGCCGGATTGCGGCGGAGCTGGAGATGGTACAGGCGGAGCTTGCAACGATCGAGGCCGAACAGGACGGACGCATCAGCGCGGAGCCTCCTTTCTAGGAGGCTTCCATCATGCTGCCGTTTCCGGCGGCGTGGTCGCTTCAGCCGTTCAGTGCGTCCTTGACCGCTTTGCCGGGCGTAAAGGTCAGCTTCTTCGATGCCGCGATCTTGATCGTAGCACCCGTCGCCGGATTGCGTCCCTCGCGCTCCGGAGTGTCCTTCAGCTTGAACTTTCCAAATGATGGGATCGACGTTTCTGCGCCAGCAAGCGCCGCGTCGGTGATCTGCTTGAAGACGCTCTCGACGATCGTCTTGGCCTGCGCCTTGGTCAGGCTCTGTTCGGCTGCGATCTTGTCGGCGATTTCGTTGGTCGTGGTCATATGGGGACATTCCTCATGTTGTTTCGGTCCCTCAGCTTTGGCAATGAAGATGTGGCGAAGAAAGGGGCAGAAAGGCAGGAATCCCCGGAAGGAGCGCGTAAGCCACAGGAAATGCAGCAATGCGGTCGATTGAAACCGGCTATTCGGTGTTGCCCGCGTCCCGATAGCCACGTCGCCTCTTCGTTCGTTCGAGACAGGAGAGTGCTGTGTTCGCATCATCCGGATGATCGAAGGTCTGCATCATCGTCTGGCCGCCCGATCCGATCCGGCCCCAGTTGCGGATGACCGAAGCCCCGCCGAACAGTGTCGGCTGGATCGCCAGAATGTAGAAGCGCCGCATGTTCTGCGCCGTCTCGATGCGGTGAAGATGAACCGGGCATGTCTCCTTGTCTTCCATGCCCTCATTGTCGCTATCTCGGCAAGCCGCGTCCAACGAGTTATCTGAATCGATCCGGTGTCACCGATTCATCGCCGTGATGATTTCAGAGAGGGAACTGGGCGAGGCGGCTTCAACGCATGGCTCTATGCGCAAGCGCACCGAACCCGCCATGCGGTTTCGGCCGATCCCGGTTACGATCCATCTCTCATGGCCGGCGATGCCGGCGGATGATAACATTGGAACGGCCTGGTTTGCGGTCAGCTATCGCACCAGCTTCGACGCGCTCCGTCCCATCGACGCGCAAGGCCTTCTCCCACGAGAATCTCGCCAAACGATTGCCCTTTACGGCTGACAGTCCTGAGCTTGCGACCATACCTGTCTTCGTCGCGCAATCCCGTGCTCATCGAGAATGGGCCAACGTTTAGGAGAACCAGAATACGTGCTTTGGCCGCCTCGCCCTTGACCCGTTCTGCCGTGCAACGGGGCGGGCTGAGTTCAGGTGTGTCGATATCGGCGATCCGGATTTTCTCTCCCTTGAACCAGAAGGTGTCGCCGTCGACGACGCAGTTCATGCGGCGGTCTTCACCACAGATCGAGAACGACGCTGAAAGCGTGTCCTCTGCAGGAGCAGAGGTGAGCGCGACCGTCCGATCCAGCCCGCCGGTGCGCTCGAAGCACAACACACCGCCAACCACGAGCACCGCAACCCACATCGACCGATGCATCACGTGCTGACCGTTCTAGCATTCGCCGCAGTGTCGCGTTCGTCCGCCTGCTGCCGACGCTTGCCCTTCGTTGAACGAATTCGGTTCAGGATGGGCGGCAGAAACGCAATGTCTTCCCATATCTCGGCACCTTCGAAGAGCGTCTCGCTGTTGCGATTGCGCCACCGCACCTCTTCTCTCGTCACGATAGGCGGCGCGATCTCGGCAAGGGCTGCGAGCGGCGCAAGGATCAGGACACAGAACATGCCGATTGCTTTCAGGGCCGTTTCCCCAAGCAGCGGGAGCACGCCAAGAGAGGCGATAGCTGCCACACCGAAAAACGGCGTGACGATAATGAACGCGACCCAGATCATCAGCGGGCCGATCAGCGAGTACCAGGTTGTTCTCCAATGCCTCATGGGCGCGTCCCTTCCTTCTGCCATGGCGGCGCATGTTCAGTGTGCGTATCGGTTCCGGTTCCAGTTCGATGGAACCTGTTCTCGCCGACACAGGCTTTCATGTCATCACGGCGGAACCAGATGGCCCGGCCGCACCGGAGCGGCGGATTGCCCGAGGTGAAGACGATCTGCTCGTCGCTGCGCATGTGCAGAACTTCATGCGGCAGGATCAGCGGCCGGCGACTGAGCTGCTTCGATCTCGATCGCGAAGATCCCTTCATTCCGGTTGAACGGTTGGTCTGGTCGACCTCGACGGTGGTGTCTCCACAGCGCTTCGAGATATAGTCGGCGGTATCGGGATCGTTAATTGCCGCAAACGAAATCCACGATGCGGATTCGAACCATTTGCTGGTCGCATCACGCCCGCCATAGGCCTCACGCATCTGGCCGAGCGACTGGAAGATCATCGTCAGCATGATGCCGTATTTGCGGCCTGCGTCGCGAGCGGTTTCGAGGATGCGCAGGTAGCCGAGACGCGCTACCTCGTCGAGCAGGAAGAGGGTGCGACCCTTTACATTGCCGTTGCGGTTATAGATCGCGTTGAGCAGCGAGCCGATGACGACACGCGCGAGGCCGGGATGGGCTTCCAGCACCTTCAGGTCGAGCGCGATGAAGATGTCCGTTCCGCCGTCGGCGAGATCGTCGGTCGAAAAGCTGTCGCCCGATACAAGTCCGGCATAGTTGGGATAGGACAGCCAATGGGTTTCCTTCACCGCATTGGCATAAACACCGGAAAACGTCTCCGGCGTCATGTTGACGAACACTGACACATTCTCCTTCACGAAGTCGGATTCAGACCCTTCGTAGATCTTCGTCAGACGCGCGCGCAGCTTGGGTTCCGGTTCGGACAGGTTGGCGCGGACGCGGCGCAGCGTCTGGTCTTCCGTTTCCGTGTGCCCTGACAGGCACACGTCGGCGATCAGGGCGGTCAGCAGCTGCATGGCGGAAGCGCGGAAGAAGTCGTCGCGGGCGGATGCCGTTCGGGGATTGTCGGTCATGATCCATGTGGCGACGGCGACGATATCCTCTTCCTTGGTATTGCCATGACGGCCGATCCAGTCGAGGGCATTGAAGCCGACACCGCCGGCTGTCGGATCGAGCACGATCACCTTGCGGCCGGCCTGACGCCTGTGCTCGCAGACCATCGGCGCGACCTCGCTTGACGGGTCCAGAACGACAAGCCCGCCGCCCCATTTGAGCGCGGTCGGGATCGTCACCGATGTCGTCTTGAAACCGCCGGAGCCGGCGAAGACGATGCCATGCGACGATCCGAAGGAACCGTCGAAGCAGAGCAGCGGCGACTTGCCGCCAGCGCCCCAGCTTTGTCGATCGTCAGCGCGAAACGGCATGGCGGCAACACTGTCGCGATCAACCCGATAGCGCTCGCCGATGATGATGCCGCCTCGTTCGGGAAACAGTTTTGCCGCCTCCTGGATCTTCATCCAGTCGGCCTCGCCATGCACAGCCCGCTTGCCGCCGATCCGTTTGGGCGCTGTTGTTGCGAACGCGGCATTGCCCTTGATCGCGACACGCAGCGCGAACATTCCGCTGATGAAGGCAATGCTTGCGCCGATCATCGTCACCGGATCAGCATAGGCCAGAACCGATTGTTCGGCCGGCACGCTGCTTGCGATGCTATTCAGGCGGATTACTTCGCGCAGTGTTGCGATGGTAATGACCACGCCGCTTCCGGCCAGCACGCTCAGACCGGCGGCCTTGATGTTGGCCGATCCGTTCGCGGCGAAGAGGCCAATTATGCCGATCGCCACCGCAGCGATGTAGGGGAGCGCGAGCCCGGCGCGTCCCAGCATCAGCTTCGCCTGCGGGGACGTTCCGAATGCCGCCAGTCGCTGCTCCATCCCGGATGTCGCGAACATCGCCGCGAGCATTATGATTGCCGGCAGGATCAACAGCAAAAGCCTATTCATCGTCATGGCCGAACGCCTCCGCGCCGATGGCGGTCAAGCGTGACCGCTCTTCTTCGTCGCCCTTGAGCCGGCGGCCGCCGTCGACCAACAGCCCGAGCAACAGCGCCCGCTTTTCGTAACGCAGTCCTGCCTTGACGATCAGCCCGCCGAGCTCGATTTTTTCGCGGGTGTCCTTCTTGCGTGCGTTTGACGTCATCGACTTTGCCATCCGTTCAAGCCTCGCCAGACCCGCCTTCATCCGCGCCAGACGCGAGCGCCGCGGACGGCTCGGTACCGGTCCGGCTCTCTCCGGCTTGTCTCTTTCCGGTCGCCGAGCCCTTGCCGCCACGAAACCGTTTGGCGACTTCCTCGAAGGCTGCCTGAAGCTGTGACTCCTCGATGTCGATTTCACCAAGACCGGCCTTCAACGCAATCCTGCCGATTCGTTCGGCCTCGCGTGTTTCGGCCTGTTTCAGCTGGTCCTGCAATCTGGCAATTTCTTCCCTGATCTTCGATGATGGTTTCTTCATTCCGGTCGCATCTCCCTGGAAATCCTGCGGCGTCTGTTCCGCTGCAAGATTTCCTCAAAAGCACTTCGGAAGGAATGTGCAGATCTGCACGTCGGCAAAGCCGACACTTTGGAGGATGATCCCGCCGCTCGACGAGAGCGGATCCAAGGGCGCAATTATACGTCGCTGACGCGACGCCTTGCGTAGGGGGCCAAACAGGGGCCCACTGTGGCCTCACCGCTCCCGACGAACGACGTTCAAACGGGAGCTTTTACCGCCGTGGCCATCGCCCACTTCTCAGCCAGCATCGTCAGCCGCGGCGACGGCCGCAGCGTGGTGCTGTCTGCGGCCTACCAGCACTGCGCGAAGATGGAATACGAGCGCGAGGCCCGCACCATCGACTACACCCGCAAGCAAGGGCTGGTGCATCAGGAATTCATACTCCCGGCGGATGCCCCGAAATGGGTCCGCGCGTTGATTGCAGACTGTTCTGTCGCCGGGGCCTCTGAGGCCTTCTGGAACAAGGTCGAGGCTTTCGAAAAACGCTCCGACGCGCAGCTGGCCCGCGACCTGACGATTGCACTGCCGCGGGAGCTTACATCCGAGCAGAACATCGCCCTGGTCCGTGATTTCGTGGAGAAACATATCCTGGGGAAGGGCATGGTCGCCGACTGGGTCTATCACGACAATCCCGGCAATCCGCACATCCACCTGATGACCACATTGCGGCCGCTAACCGAGGACGGGTTCGGGGCCAAGAAGGTAGCGGTCATTGGTGAGGACGGCCAGCTGGTTCGCACGAAATCCGGCAAAATCCTCTACGAACTTTGGGCCGGTTCGACGGACGATTTCAACGTCGTGCGCGATGGATGGTTCGAACGGCTGAACCATCACCTGACGCTTGGCGGCATCGATCTCAAGATCGATGGCCGCTCCTACGAGAAGCAGGGAATCGACCTCGAACCGACGATCCATCTCGGAGTTGGCGCCAAGGCAATCTCGCGGAAAGCGGAACAACAGGGTGTTCGGCCGGAGCTCGAAAGGATCGAACTGAACGAAGAACGCCGCTCGGAAAACACCCGCCGCATCCTCAAAAATCCAGCCATCGTGCTCGACCTGATCATGCGGGAAAAGAGCGTCTTCGATGAACGCGACGTCGCGAAAGTGCTGCACCGCTATGTCGACGATCCCGCCGTCTTCCAGCAGCTGATGTTGCGCATCATCCTGAATCCGGAGGTGCTACGGCTGCAGCGCGACACGATCGAGTTCGCGACCGGAGAGAAAGTGCCGGCGCGCTATTCGACACGGGCGATGATCCGGCTGGAAGCGACGATGGCGCGACAGGCGATGTGGCTGTCGGACAAGGAAACGCATGCCGTTTCCACGGCGGTGCTCGCAGCGACTTTTGGGCGGCATGGGCGGCTGTCGGAGGAACAGAAAGCAGCCATCGAGTGCATCGCCGGTCCGGCACGCATCGCCGCGGTCGTCGGACGCGCGGGTGCTGGCAAGACCACGATGATGAAGGCGGCGCGGGAGGCGTGGGAGCTGGCCGGATATCGTGTCGTCGGTGGCGCGCTCGCCGGCAAGGCGTCGGAGGGTCTGGATAAGGAAGCCGGCATCGAGAGCCGCACGCTCTCCTCCTGGGAGCTGCGCTGGAACCGCGGTCGTGACGTGCTCGACAATAAAACCGTCTTCGTCATGGACGAGGCCGGCATGGTGGCCTCGAAACAGATGGCGGGCTTTGTCGATGCCGTCGTCAGGGCAGGGGCAAAGATCGTGCTAGTCGGCGATCCCGAGCAGCTTCAGCCGATCGAAGCGGGGGCCGCTTTCCGCGCCATTGTCGATCGGATTGGTTACGCTGAACTCGAAACGATCTATCGCCAGCGCGAGGACTGGATGCGAAAGGCGTCGCTCGATCTGGCGCGCGGCAATGTCGAGAAGGCGTTGGCGCTCTACAATGCCAATGCGAGAATTGTTGGCGAACGTCTGAAGGCGGAAGCGGTTGAGCGCCTGATCGCCGACTGGAACCGTGATTACGATCAGACGAAGACGACATTGATCCTCGCCCATCTGCGCCGCGACGTGCGCATGCTCAACGTCATGGCGCGCGAGAAGCTGGTCGAGCGCGGCATCGTCGGCGAGGGCCACGTCTTCAGAACGGCTGACGGCGAACGCCGTTTCCACGCAGGCGATCAGATCGTCTTCCTGAAGAATGAGACCTTACTTGGGGTCAAGAACGGCATGATCGGCCATGTCGTTGAGGCTGTGCCAAACCGCATCGTTGCGGTGGTCGGGGATCGGGATCATCGGCGGCATGTTGTGGTCGAACAACGCTTCTACAGCAATCTCGATCACGGCTATGCGACGACCATCCACAAGTCTCAGGGCGCCACTGTCGACAGGGTCAAGGTGCTGGCCTCTCTCTCGCTCGATCGGCATCTGACCTATGTCGCGATGACCCGCCATCGCGAGGATCTCCAGCTCTATTACGGATGCCGTTCCTTCGCCTTCAACGGTGGCCTAGCCAAGGTTCTTTCCCGAAAGAACGCCAAGGAGACGACGCTCGATTACGAGCGCGGCAAACTCTACCGCGAGGCGCTGCGCTTTGCCGAAAACCGTGGCCTGCACATCATGCAGGTGGCTCGAACAATGCTGCGCGACCGGCTCGACTGGACGCTGCGCCAAAAAACAAAGGTTTCCGATCTCGTTCATAGGCTTCGTGCGCTCG
Proteins encoded:
- the traA gene encoding Ti-type conjugative transfer relaxase TraA, yielding MAIAHFSASIVSRGDGRSVVLSAAYQHCAKMEYEREARTIDYTRKQGLVHQEFILPADAPKWVRALIADCSVAGASEAFWNKVEAFEKRSDAQLARDLTIALPRELTSEQNIALVRDFVEKHILGKGMVADWVYHDNPGNPHIHLMTTLRPLTEDGFGAKKVAVIGEDGQLVRTKSGKILYELWAGSTDDFNVVRDGWFERLNHHLTLGGIDLKIDGRSYEKQGIDLEPTIHLGVGAKAISRKAEQQGVRPELERIELNEERRSENTRRILKNPAIVLDLIMREKSVFDERDVAKVLHRYVDDPAVFQQLMLRIILNPEVLRLQRDTIEFATGEKVPARYSTRAMIRLEATMARQAMWLSDKETHAVSTAVLAATFGRHGRLSEEQKAAIECIAGPARIAAVVGRAGAGKTTMMKAAREAWELAGYRVVGGALAGKASEGLDKEAGIESRTLSSWELRWNRGRDVLDNKTVFVMDEAGMVASKQMAGFVDAVVRAGAKIVLVGDPEQLQPIEAGAAFRAIVDRIGYAELETIYRQREDWMRKASLDLARGNVEKALALYNANARIVGERLKAEAVERLIADWNRDYDQTKTTLILAHLRRDVRMLNVMAREKLVERGIVGEGHVFRTADGERRFHAGDQIVFLKNETLLGVKNGMIGHVVEAVPNRIVAVVGDRDHRRHVVVEQRFYSNLDHGYATTIHKSQGATVDRVKVLASLSLDRHLTYVAMTRHREDLQLYYGCRSFAFNGGLAKVLSRKNAKETTLDYERGKLYREALRFAENRGLHIMQVARTMLRDRLDWTLRQKTKVSDLVHRLRALGERLGLDQSPKTQTMKEAAPMVTGIKTFSGSVADTVGDKLGADPTLKQQWEEVSARFRYVFADPETAFRAVNFDTVLADKEAAKAVLQKLEAEPASIGALKGKTGILASKTEREARRVAEVNVPALKRDLEQYLRMRETATLRIVTEEQALRQRVSIDIPALSPAARVVLERVRDAIDRNDLPAALGYALSNRETKLEIDGFNQAVTERFGERTLLSNVAREPSGKLYEKLSDGMRPEQKEQLKQAWPIMRTAQQLAAHERTVQSLKQAEELRQTLRQAPVLKQ
- a CDS encoding thermonuclease family protein yields the protein MHRSMWVAVLVVGGVLCFERTGGLDRTVALTSAPAEDTLSASFSICGEDRRMNCVVDGDTFWFKGEKIRIADIDTPELSPPRCTAERVKGEAAKARILVLLNVGPFSMSTGLRDEDRYGRKLRTVSRKGQSFGEILVGEGLARRWDGARRSWCDS
- the traD gene encoding type IV conjugative transfer system coupling protein TraD, coding for MKAGLARLERMAKSMTSNARKKDTREKIELGGLIVKAGLRYEKRALLLGLLVDGGRRLKGDEEERSRLTAIGAEAFGHDDE
- the traC gene encoding conjugal transfer protein TraC: MKKPSSKIREEIARLQDQLKQAETREAERIGRIALKAGLGEIDIEESQLQAAFEEVAKRFRGGKGSATGKRQAGESRTGTEPSAALASGADEGGSGEA
- a CDS encoding HU family DNA-binding protein, whose protein sequence is MTTTNEIADKIAAEQSLTKAQAKTIVESVFKQITDAALAGAETSIPSFGKFKLKDTPEREGRNPATGATIKIAASKKLTFTPGKAVKDALNG
- a CDS encoding WGR domain-containing protein, producing MEDKETCPVHLHRIETAQNMRRFYILAIQPTLFGGASVIRNWGRIGSGGQTMMQTFDHPDDANTALSCLERTKRRRGYRDAGNTE
- the traG gene encoding Ti-type conjugative transfer system protein TraG; the protein is MTMNRLLLLILPAIIMLAAMFATSGMEQRLAAFGTSPQAKLMLGRAGLALPYIAAVAIGIIGLFAANGSANIKAAGLSVLAGSGVVITIATLREVIRLNSIASSVPAEQSVLAYADPVTMIGASIAFISGMFALRVAIKGNAAFATTAPKRIGGKRAVHGEADWMKIQEAAKLFPERGGIIIGERYRVDRDSVAAMPFRADDRQSWGAGGKSPLLCFDGSFGSSHGIVFAGSGGFKTTSVTIPTALKWGGGLVVLDPSSEVAPMVCEHRRQAGRKVIVLDPTAGGVGFNALDWIGRHGNTKEEDIVAVATWIMTDNPRTASARDDFFRASAMQLLTALIADVCLSGHTETEDQTLRRVRANLSEPEPKLRARLTKIYEGSESDFVKENVSVFVNMTPETFSGVYANAVKETHWLSYPNYAGLVSGDSFSTDDLADGGTDIFIALDLKVLEAHPGLARVVIGSLLNAIYNRNGNVKGRTLFLLDEVARLGYLRILETARDAGRKYGIMLTMIFQSLGQMREAYGGRDATSKWFESASWISFAAINDPDTADYISKRCGDTTVEVDQTNRSTGMKGSSRSRSKQLSRRPLILPHEVLHMRSDEQIVFTSGNPPLRCGRAIWFRRDDMKACVGENRFHRTGTGTDTHTEHAPPWQKEGTRP